A genomic segment from Ramlibacter agri encodes:
- a CDS encoding glycoside hydrolase family 15 protein gives MHGLPARRAAAAIGDHAAIGNCRTLALVSRQGAMDWWCYPAFASPSVFAALLDDERGGCFALGPPGAPFGVQAYEPNSNILRTRFETPTGVLELIDFMCVPEAGGAPAPGQPQEVVRIAECTAGSVDLECLFAPRPDYARADPMLQAGPEGSWRFRIGPEQAVLRSSMPMQLDAAGPTLVGSVRMQAGDRHAFILHAPADDVHHAPAALVHDAEDRLAATQGLWQAWCARCRYEGPYADAVERSALALKLLNHRPTGAVVAAPTTSLPESETGGRNWDYRFCWLRDTSLVLDAFLDLGYTRESDAFLRWLLHATHSTRPGLQVVYDVSGDALLPEEVLTSLRGYRGIGPVRIGNAASEQVQHDIYGEVLMTAWHHVLGGGPLDEQEKALLAGFTDVVCEVWRKPDQGIWEVRLPPRHNTHSKLMCWAALDRALALHDRCGLPIDEKRVRAERDALRADIDAHAFDATLGSYVGFYGSQDADASLLLIPRIGYLEPNDPRMVGTVREVMRQLRVDDGLLYRYPPGGAYDGVPGPEHLFAICSFWCVECLALQGRVDEARDLFERLLKLRNHVGLYAEEFSASDGSPMGNFPQAFSHTGLITAALALKKAGA, from the coding sequence ATGCACGGCCTCCCAGCGCGCCGGGCTGCCGCCGCCATCGGGGACCACGCTGCCATCGGCAATTGCCGCACGCTCGCGCTGGTCTCGCGCCAAGGGGCGATGGACTGGTGGTGCTACCCGGCGTTCGCGTCGCCCTCGGTTTTCGCCGCGCTGCTCGATGACGAGCGCGGCGGATGCTTCGCACTGGGTCCGCCCGGCGCGCCCTTCGGCGTCCAGGCGTACGAGCCGAACAGCAACATCCTGCGCACGCGCTTCGAAACGCCCACCGGCGTGCTCGAGCTCATCGACTTCATGTGCGTGCCGGAAGCCGGCGGCGCGCCGGCGCCCGGCCAGCCGCAGGAGGTGGTGCGCATCGCCGAGTGCACGGCCGGCAGCGTGGACCTGGAATGCCTGTTCGCGCCGCGGCCGGACTATGCGCGGGCCGACCCCATGCTGCAGGCCGGCCCGGAGGGTTCCTGGCGCTTCCGCATCGGCCCCGAGCAGGCGGTGCTGCGCAGTTCGATGCCGATGCAGTTGGATGCCGCGGGACCGACGCTGGTCGGCAGCGTGCGCATGCAGGCCGGCGATCGCCACGCCTTCATCCTGCATGCGCCCGCGGATGACGTGCACCACGCGCCCGCGGCCCTGGTGCACGACGCCGAAGACCGCCTGGCTGCGACCCAGGGCCTGTGGCAGGCCTGGTGCGCCCGCTGCCGCTACGAGGGCCCTTATGCCGATGCGGTGGAGCGCAGCGCGCTGGCGCTCAAGCTGCTGAACCACCGCCCCACCGGCGCCGTCGTCGCCGCGCCCACGACTTCGCTGCCCGAGAGCGAGACCGGCGGCCGCAACTGGGACTACCGCTTCTGCTGGCTGCGCGACACCTCGCTGGTGCTGGATGCCTTCCTCGACCTCGGCTACACCCGCGAGAGTGACGCCTTCCTGCGCTGGCTGCTGCACGCCACCCACTCGACGCGGCCCGGGCTGCAGGTGGTGTACGACGTCAGCGGCGACGCGCTGCTGCCCGAGGAGGTGCTGACCAGCCTGCGCGGCTACCGCGGCATCGGCCCGGTGCGCATCGGCAATGCGGCCTCCGAACAGGTCCAGCACGACATCTATGGTGAAGTGCTGATGACGGCCTGGCACCACGTGCTGGGCGGCGGTCCGCTCGACGAGCAGGAGAAGGCGTTGCTCGCCGGCTTCACCGATGTGGTGTGCGAGGTCTGGCGCAAGCCGGACCAGGGCATCTGGGAGGTGCGCCTGCCGCCGCGCCACAACACGCACAGCAAGCTGATGTGCTGGGCGGCGCTGGACCGCGCGCTGGCGCTGCACGATCGCTGCGGCCTGCCGATCGACGAGAAGCGCGTGCGCGCCGAGCGCGATGCGCTGCGCGCGGACATCGACGCGCATGCCTTCGATGCCACGCTGGGCAGCTACGTCGGCTTCTATGGCAGCCAGGACGCCGACGCCAGCTTGCTGCTGATCCCGCGCATTGGCTACCTCGAACCCAATGACCCGCGAATGGTCGGCACCGTGCGCGAGGTGATGCGGCAACTGCGCGTGGACGACGGCCTGCTTTATCGCTACCCGCCCGGCGGCGCCTACGACGGCGTGCCGGGTCCCGAGCACCTGTTCGCCATCTGCAGCTTCTGGTGCGTGGAGTGCCTGGCGCTCCAGGGCCGCGTGGACGAGGCGCGGGACTTGTTCGAGCGGCTGTTGAAGCTGCGCAACCACGTGGGCCTGTACGCCGAGGAATTCAGCGCCAGCGACGGCTCGCCGATGGGAAACTTCCCCCAGGCCTTCAGCCACACGGGCCTGATCACCGCCGCATTGGCGCTGAAGAAGGCGGGCGCATGA
- a CDS encoding cytochrome c3 family protein: MSSDQVFSRRLELGVKLAVAALFLLFPALVGFSVWRESVYQQLGQPPAQPIPFSHKHHVGDDGIDCRYCHTTVETGRFAGLPSTGICLSCHSQLYTDAGVLEPLHESERTGKPLEWRRVHNLPGFVYFDHSVHLAKGVACVECHGRVDQMPLTWRAQPLQMQWCLACHRDPVPRLRPHDQLFTPSAPRIDEADAANLARMLKLESKERRTDCSTCHR; the protein is encoded by the coding sequence ATGAGCAGCGACCAGGTCTTCAGCCGCCGGCTCGAGCTGGGCGTGAAGCTGGCCGTGGCCGCGCTGTTCCTGCTGTTCCCGGCGCTGGTGGGTTTTTCGGTCTGGCGCGAGAGCGTCTACCAGCAACTGGGCCAGCCGCCGGCGCAACCCATTCCCTTCAGCCACAAGCACCACGTGGGCGACGACGGCATCGACTGCCGCTACTGCCATACGACAGTGGAGACGGGCCGCTTCGCCGGCCTGCCGTCCACCGGCATCTGCCTCAGCTGCCATTCGCAGCTGTACACCGACGCCGGCGTCCTCGAACCTTTGCACGAAAGCGAGCGCACCGGCAAGCCGCTGGAGTGGCGGCGCGTGCACAACCTGCCGGGCTTCGTCTACTTCGACCACAGCGTCCACCTCGCCAAGGGCGTGGCCTGCGTCGAATGCCATGGCCGCGTCGACCAGATGCCATTGACCTGGCGCGCGCAACCGCTGCAGATGCAATGGTGCCTGGCCTGCCACCGCGACCCGGTGCCGCGGCTGCGGCCGCATGACCAGCTGTTCACGCCTTCCGCGCCGCGCATCGACGAGGCGGACGCAGCCAACCTCGCGCGCATGCTCAAGCTGGAAAGCAAGGAGCGGCGCACCGACTGTTCCACCTGCCACCGCTGA
- a CDS encoding 4Fe-4S dicluster domain-containing protein, which yields MEQPLQFVPKVNRRRALGLMAASLALGGTGCSRPPRETIYPWVHMPEARAAGLPLFYASACLRDGHGLGVLVGTEGGRPIKIEGSPAHPSSLGATDAWMQASVLELWDPDRSGEVLQRTAPGGPLAASSWSAFETAWSGMAQRLQARSGEGLHLLTGPLTSPTVRFQIDALLKRWPKARWTQYAPLHDEAAEQGAQLAFGQPVQALRHVDRARCIVALGSDPFTEGPGALRQALDWSNQRRAGAQQAARLFAVEATPGLFGARADQRLALPPAQIDALVQRLATALAGGAAPTAGFEAALLQALRAAGPGSLLVPGACLSPASHALVHGMHQQLASRCVDVLAPMAMAPESGRMPALLDAMQAGAVDTLLVLDANPCYASPSFAAALGRVPASIHLGLYTDETARSSTWHLPLSHAYEQWGDALAHDGTVTLLQPAIAPLYDTRSLAEVLALAGGGDVRDGHALVQAHWRPFWNADFEARWREALQLGCVESTPAHPLKLRSKGMGELLAATPPEAPALVALFSADPSVADGRYANNGWLQELPRPFTKLTWDNALLIGPATAASYRLSTGDRVRATTAQGHVDAPVWVLPGQAEGVMTVPLGYGRTAAGHVGNGVGFDGYVLRAKGEATAPLQLQKLADRHDFSVTQHEMDQHGRDLARTVLPTDRIVEPGHASLYPERPKSEGAAWAMTIDLDACIGCNACTAACQAENNIPVVGREEVARGHAMHWIRVDHYRTEEVAGSIFQPVPCMHCEDAPCELVCPVGATMHDTEGLNVQVYNRCIGTRFCSNNCPYKVRRFNFLQYSDDQHESLKGQRNPNVTVRSRGVMEKCSYCLQRVARARQHEQTTGLPAAAVVTACQAACPTRAISFGDLNDKDSTVVKQRESPRHYALLGELNTRPRTTYLARVRREEK from the coding sequence ATGGAACAGCCCCTGCAGTTCGTCCCCAAAGTGAACCGGCGCCGCGCGCTGGGCCTGATGGCCGCTTCGCTGGCGCTGGGCGGCACCGGCTGCAGCCGGCCGCCGCGCGAAACCATCTATCCCTGGGTCCACATGCCCGAGGCGCGCGCGGCCGGCTTGCCGCTGTTCTATGCCAGCGCCTGCCTGCGCGATGGGCACGGATTGGGCGTGCTCGTAGGCACCGAAGGCGGCCGGCCGATCAAGATCGAAGGCAGTCCCGCGCATCCGTCCAGCCTGGGCGCGACGGATGCGTGGATGCAGGCTTCGGTGCTGGAGCTGTGGGACCCGGACCGCTCCGGCGAAGTGCTGCAGCGCACCGCGCCCGGCGGGCCGCTCGCGGCGTCGAGCTGGTCGGCCTTCGAGACCGCTTGGTCAGGCATGGCGCAGCGCCTGCAGGCGCGCTCCGGCGAAGGCCTGCACCTGCTGACCGGGCCGCTCACTTCACCGACGGTGCGCTTCCAGATCGATGCGCTGCTGAAGCGCTGGCCCAAGGCGCGCTGGACGCAGTACGCGCCGCTGCACGACGAGGCGGCGGAGCAGGGCGCGCAGCTTGCCTTCGGCCAGCCCGTGCAGGCGCTGCGCCACGTGGATCGCGCGCGCTGCATCGTGGCGCTGGGCTCGGATCCGTTCACCGAGGGCCCGGGCGCGCTGCGGCAAGCACTCGACTGGTCCAACCAGCGCCGCGCCGGAGCGCAGCAGGCGGCCCGCCTGTTCGCGGTGGAGGCCACGCCCGGCCTGTTCGGCGCGCGGGCCGACCAGCGCCTCGCGCTGCCGCCGGCGCAGATCGACGCGCTCGTGCAGCGCCTGGCGACGGCGCTGGCCGGCGGCGCCGCGCCGACGGCGGGCTTCGAGGCCGCGCTGCTGCAGGCCTTGCGCGCCGCCGGGCCAGGCAGCCTGCTGGTGCCGGGCGCCTGCCTCTCGCCCGCATCGCACGCGCTGGTGCATGGCATGCACCAGCAGCTGGCCTCGCGCTGCGTCGACGTGCTGGCGCCGATGGCGATGGCGCCCGAGAGCGGGCGGATGCCGGCGCTGCTCGACGCGATGCAGGCGGGCGCGGTCGACACGCTGCTGGTCCTGGACGCCAACCCCTGCTACGCATCGCCTTCGTTCGCCGCGGCGCTGGGACGCGTGCCTGCCAGCATCCACCTGGGCCTGTACACCGACGAGACGGCGCGCTCTTCCACCTGGCACCTGCCGCTGTCGCATGCCTACGAGCAATGGGGCGATGCCCTGGCGCACGACGGCACGGTCACGCTGCTGCAGCCGGCGATCGCGCCGCTGTACGACACGCGCTCGCTGGCCGAAGTGCTGGCGCTGGCCGGCGGCGGCGACGTGCGCGACGGCCATGCCCTGGTGCAGGCGCATTGGCGCCCGTTCTGGAACGCGGACTTCGAAGCGCGCTGGCGCGAGGCGTTGCAGCTCGGTTGCGTGGAAAGCACGCCGGCCCATCCGCTGAAGCTTCGCAGCAAGGGCATGGGCGAACTGCTTGCGGCAACGCCGCCCGAAGCGCCCGCGCTGGTCGCCTTGTTCAGTGCCGATCCTTCGGTGGCCGACGGCCGCTATGCCAACAACGGCTGGCTGCAGGAACTGCCGCGGCCCTTCACCAAGCTGACCTGGGACAACGCGCTCCTGATCGGCCCTGCCACGGCAGCAAGCTATCGCCTGAGCACCGGCGACCGCGTGCGCGCGACGACGGCGCAAGGGCATGTCGACGCGCCGGTGTGGGTGCTGCCCGGCCAGGCCGAGGGTGTGATGACGGTACCTTTGGGCTACGGGCGGACCGCGGCTGGCCACGTCGGCAACGGCGTCGGCTTCGATGGCTACGTGCTGCGCGCCAAAGGAGAGGCCACCGCGCCGCTGCAATTGCAGAAGCTGGCAGACCGGCACGACTTCTCGGTGACGCAGCACGAGATGGACCAGCACGGCCGCGACCTCGCGCGCACCGTCTTGCCCACGGATCGCATCGTCGAGCCTGGGCATGCATCGCTCTATCCGGAGCGGCCGAAGAGCGAAGGCGCGGCCTGGGCGATGACGATCGACCTCGATGCCTGCATCGGCTGCAACGCCTGCACCGCCGCCTGCCAGGCCGAGAACAACATCCCGGTGGTGGGGCGCGAGGAGGTGGCGCGCGGCCACGCCATGCACTGGATCCGCGTCGACCACTATCGCACCGAGGAAGTGGCCGGCAGCATCTTCCAGCCCGTGCCCTGCATGCATTGCGAGGACGCGCCTTGCGAGCTGGTCTGCCCGGTGGGCGCCACCATGCACGACACCGAAGGCCTGAACGTGCAGGTCTACAACCGCTGCATCGGCACCCGCTTCTGCTCCAACAACTGCCCGTACAAGGTGCGGCGCTTCAACTTCCTGCAGTACAGCGACGACCAGCACGAGTCGCTGAAAGGCCAGCGCAATCCCAACGTGACCGTGCGTTCGCGCGGCGTGATGGAAAAGTGCAGCTATTGCCTGCAGCGCGTCGCCCGCGCGCGCCAGCACGAGCAGACCACCGGCCTGCCGGCGGCCGCGGTGGTCACCGCCTGCCAGGCCGCCTGCCCGACGCGCGCCATCTCCTTCGGCGACCTGAACGACAAGGACAGCACCGTGGTGAAGCAGCGTGAATCGCCGCGCCACTACGCGCTGCTGGGCGAGCTGAACACGCGGCCGCGCACCACCTATCTCGCGCGGGTGCGGCGGGAGGAGAAGTGA
- the nrfD gene encoding NrfD/PsrC family molybdoenzyme membrane anchor subunit, protein MSSPPVSRDIGVLRAGWGYASISDKIADLVLTRPVRWPWLLAFFGTLAGTVGFVGAMGYLFARGPGIWGIDIPVAWGFAIANFVWWIGIGHAGTFISAILLLLRQKWRTSINRFAEAMTLFAAGMAGLFPILHLGRPWFFYWIAPYPNHMNVWPNWRSPLVWDFFAIGTYIIVSFLFWYMGLLPDLATLRDRAHTRFKQVAFGLAALGWRGEARQWARHQSAYLLLAGIATPLVVSVHSVVSLDFAIGNTPGYHSTIFPPYFVAGALFSGFAMVLTLAIPLRRAFGLEDFITPVHLDHAAKVLLATGLVVAYGYACEIFTSFYSGDEFEIAMTLDRFGGAYAPFYWMMMTCNVLVPQILWFRRFRRNVPLLFVLSLLVNLGMWTERVIIVVQSTHRDFMPSAWGLFIPTAWDWVFLLGSICTFVWLFLVFIRLLPVISISEMRELVRESAEEGQ, encoded by the coding sequence GTGAGCAGCCCGCCCGTCTCGCGCGACATCGGCGTGCTGCGCGCCGGCTGGGGCTACGCCAGCATCAGCGACAAGATCGCCGACCTGGTGCTGACGCGGCCGGTGCGCTGGCCCTGGCTGCTGGCCTTCTTCGGCACGCTGGCGGGCACGGTGGGGTTCGTTGGGGCCATGGGCTACCTGTTCGCGCGCGGGCCGGGCATCTGGGGCATCGACATCCCGGTGGCCTGGGGCTTTGCGATCGCCAACTTCGTGTGGTGGATCGGGATCGGCCATGCCGGCACTTTCATCTCCGCCATCCTGCTGCTGCTGCGGCAGAAGTGGCGGACCTCGATCAACCGCTTCGCCGAGGCGATGACCTTGTTCGCCGCCGGCATGGCGGGCCTGTTCCCCATCCTGCACCTGGGACGGCCCTGGTTCTTCTACTGGATCGCGCCCTACCCGAACCACATGAACGTGTGGCCCAACTGGCGCAGCCCGCTGGTGTGGGACTTCTTCGCCATCGGCACCTACATCATCGTGTCCTTCCTGTTCTGGTACATGGGGCTGCTGCCGGACCTGGCGACCTTGCGCGACCGCGCGCACACCCGCTTCAAGCAGGTCGCCTTCGGCCTGGCGGCGCTGGGCTGGCGCGGCGAGGCGCGCCAGTGGGCGCGGCACCAGTCGGCCTACCTGCTGCTGGCGGGCATCGCGACGCCGCTGGTGGTGTCGGTGCACTCGGTGGTGTCGCTGGACTTCGCCATCGGCAACACGCCGGGCTACCACTCGACCATCTTCCCGCCGTACTTCGTGGCCGGCGCGCTGTTCTCCGGCTTCGCGATGGTGCTCACGCTGGCCATCCCGTTGCGGCGCGCTTTCGGGCTGGAGGACTTCATCACGCCGGTGCACCTGGACCACGCGGCCAAGGTGCTGCTGGCCACCGGGCTGGTGGTGGCCTACGGCTATGCCTGCGAGATCTTCACGTCCTTCTACAGCGGCGACGAGTTCGAGATCGCGATGACGCTGGACCGCTTCGGCGGGGCTTACGCGCCGTTCTACTGGATGATGATGACGTGCAACGTGCTGGTCCCGCAGATCCTGTGGTTCCGGCGCTTCCGCCGCAACGTGCCCTTGCTGTTCGTGCTGAGCCTGCTGGTGAACCTGGGCATGTGGACGGAGCGCGTGATCATCGTGGTGCAGAGCACGCACCGCGACTTCATGCCCTCGGCCTGGGGCCTCTTCATCCCGACGGCCTGGGACTGGGTGTTCCTGCTCGGCTCGATCTGCACCTTCGTCTGGCTGTTCCTGGTCTTCATCCGGCTGCTGCCCGTGATCTCGATCTCGGAGATGCGCGAGCTGGTGCGCGAGAGCGCGGAGGAGGGCCAGTGA
- a CDS encoding DUF3341 domain-containing protein — MSRPALWGLMAEFATADALLAAARAAHAAGYRRAEAYSPFAVEGLAEAVGFTGSRVPLFTLLGALAGGIGGYFLQWYAAVVDFPVNVGGRPLNSWPMFVPITFEMGVLGGAFAAVIAMLVGSGLPRLRHPLFAAPDFDLAMRNRFFLCLRADEPVFDREKAEDFLRGLQPLLCVEVAA, encoded by the coding sequence GTGAGCCGGCCGGCGCTGTGGGGCCTGATGGCCGAATTCGCGACGGCCGATGCGCTGCTGGCCGCGGCGCGCGCGGCGCATGCGGCCGGCTACCGGCGTGCCGAGGCCTACTCGCCCTTCGCGGTGGAAGGGCTGGCCGAGGCGGTGGGCTTCACGGGCAGCCGGGTTCCGCTGTTCACGCTGCTGGGCGCGCTGGCGGGCGGCATCGGCGGCTACTTCCTGCAGTGGTATGCGGCCGTGGTCGACTTCCCGGTCAACGTCGGCGGGCGGCCCTTGAACAGCTGGCCGATGTTCGTGCCCATCACCTTCGAGATGGGCGTGCTGGGCGGCGCCTTCGCCGCGGTTATCGCGATGCTGGTGGGCAGCGGCCTGCCGCGGCTGCGCCATCCGCTGTTCGCCGCGCCGGACTTCGACCTGGCCATGCGCAACCGCTTCTTCCTGTGCCTGCGGGCAGACGAACCTGTGTTCGATCGGGAGAAGGCGGAGGATTTCCTGCGGGGCTTGCAGCCCTTGCTGTGCGTGGAGGTGGCGGCGTGA
- a CDS encoding cytochrome c — translation MNSRTCLLLSLLALAGCERQMQGMYHQGHWEPGEGSAMFADGRADRPPPPGSMPTRMGDAAAVSSGHGGHDEVLARMAAENATRLPPVTPVLLQRGQDRYAIYCLPCHSALGDGDGPVVRRGFPAPPSYHQQRLRDAPDRHFYDVISQGYGIMPSYADRVDPQDRWAIVAYVRALQLSQHAPVAELPPAVQAKLAASGAKR, via the coding sequence GTGAACAGCCGGACTTGTCTCCTGCTTTCTCTCCTCGCCCTCGCCGGCTGCGAGCGGCAGATGCAAGGCATGTACCACCAGGGGCATTGGGAGCCGGGCGAGGGCAGCGCGATGTTTGCCGATGGCCGCGCGGACCGGCCGCCGCCGCCCGGCAGCATGCCCACGCGCATGGGCGATGCGGCGGCCGTCAGCAGCGGCCATGGCGGGCACGACGAAGTGCTCGCGCGCATGGCCGCCGAGAACGCGACGCGGCTGCCGCCAGTGACGCCCGTGCTGCTGCAGCGCGGCCAGGACCGCTATGCGATCTATTGCCTGCCTTGCCATAGTGCACTGGGCGATGGCGACGGCCCGGTGGTGCGGCGCGGTTTCCCGGCGCCGCCTTCGTATCACCAGCAGCGGCTGCGCGACGCGCCCGACCGCCACTTCTACGACGTCATCAGCCAGGGCTACGGCATCATGCCCTCGTACGCCGACCGCGTGGACCCGCAGGACCGCTGGGCGATCGTGGCCTATGTGCGCGCGCTGCAACTGAGCCAGCATGCGCCGGTGGCGGAGCTGCCGCCTGCCGTGCAGGCGAAGCTCGCGGCCTCGGGAGCGAAGCGATGA
- a CDS encoding SCO family protein, translating into MKRRLFLALGSTLTAAACPQDLGTPPPPRAPLQQLPGAALPLALPFTDQDGHARKLGDWFDGRRAVLLVPGYYRCPQLCGLVMHALLAALQQGAVDRRSFRIVRVSVDPQDTPQAARERRALDLAYADFLLGAAPAAAPLDLSLLVGAAAATQALARDIGFDFTALAPSGSDRAGEPARFAHPAAVVVATPDGRVSRYFPGLDFDPVELRVALAEAAGGRIAGISERLALLCAHYSPQAGRHSAAVMDTTRVLGVAGAAALAAWCWKRREGRT; encoded by the coding sequence GTGAAGCGCCGCCTGTTCCTCGCCTTAGGAAGCACGCTGACTGCCGCCGCTTGCCCGCAAGACCTGGGCACGCCGCCGCCGCCGCGCGCGCCATTGCAGCAACTGCCCGGCGCGGCCTTGCCGCTGGCCTTGCCCTTCACCGACCAGGACGGCCACGCGCGCAAGCTGGGCGACTGGTTCGACGGCCGCCGCGCGGTCTTGCTGGTGCCTGGCTACTACCGCTGTCCGCAGCTGTGTGGGTTGGTGATGCATGCGTTGCTCGCTGCTTTGCAACAGGGTGCGGTCGATCGCCGCAGCTTCCGCATCGTGCGCGTCAGTGTCGACCCGCAAGACACGCCGCAGGCGGCGCGGGAGCGGCGCGCGCTCGACCTCGCCTATGCGGACTTCCTGCTCGGTGCCGCCCCGGCCGCCGCGCCGCTGGACCTGAGCTTGCTGGTCGGCGCCGCCGCTGCCACGCAAGCGCTGGCACGCGACATCGGCTTCGACTTCACCGCGCTCGCACCTTCGGGCAGCGACCGCGCCGGCGAACCCGCGCGCTTCGCGCATCCGGCCGCCGTCGTCGTGGCGACGCCGGACGGGCGCGTGTCGCGCTATTTCCCCGGCCTCGACTTCGACCCGGTGGAACTGCGCGTGGCGCTGGCCGAAGCCGCCGGTGGCCGCATCGCCGGCATCAGCGAGCGCTTGGCGCTGCTGTGCGCGCACTACTCGCCGCAAGCGGGCCGTCACAGCGCCGCGGTGATGGACACGACCCGCGTGCTGGGCGTGGCGGGCGCGGCGGCACTGGCCGCCTGGTGCTGGAAGCGGCGCGAGGGCCGGACATGA
- the coxB gene encoding cytochrome c oxidase subunit II — protein MNSTLAEASSIARSTDLLFGAMLLLCGVMAIGICFVLLFFCIRYRAGNRKVDRGVVGRKLGVELTWTLVPLALFIVIFTWAAHDFSELYRPPADALPISVEAKQWMWKLQHRNGKREINELHVPLGQPVKLVMSSQDAIHSFFVPAFRIKQDVVPGRYTTLWFTATQLGEFPLFCSEYCGSSHSQMIGRIVVLAPADFGRWLQAGTSQPSLAQYGYARFRQLGCSGCHAAGSTVHAPALEGLLGRTVHLQDGRTLVADENYIRDSILLPQKDVVAGFAPVMPSFAGQVSEEDIQGLVAWIRSTGGPQGAPR, from the coding sequence ATGAACAGCACCCTGGCCGAAGCCTCCAGCATCGCGCGCAGCACCGACCTGCTGTTCGGCGCCATGCTGCTGCTGTGCGGCGTGATGGCCATCGGCATCTGCTTCGTGCTGCTCTTTTTCTGCATCCGCTACCGCGCCGGCAACCGGAAGGTGGACCGCGGCGTGGTGGGACGCAAGCTGGGTGTCGAGCTCACGTGGACGCTGGTGCCGCTGGCGCTGTTCATCGTCATCTTCACCTGGGCCGCGCATGATTTCAGCGAGCTGTACCGGCCGCCGGCGGACGCGCTGCCCATCTCGGTGGAGGCCAAGCAGTGGATGTGGAAGCTGCAGCACCGCAACGGCAAGCGCGAGATCAACGAACTGCACGTGCCGCTGGGGCAGCCGGTGAAGCTGGTCATGAGTTCGCAGGACGCGATCCACAGCTTCTTCGTGCCCGCCTTCCGCATCAAGCAGGACGTGGTGCCGGGGCGCTACACCACGCTCTGGTTCACGGCCACGCAGCTGGGCGAGTTCCCCTTGTTCTGCTCGGAGTACTGCGGCAGCTCGCATTCGCAGATGATCGGCCGCATCGTGGTGCTGGCGCCGGCCGACTTCGGCCGCTGGCTGCAGGCCGGAACTTCGCAGCCCAGCCTGGCGCAGTACGGCTATGCGCGTTTCCGCCAACTCGGTTGCAGCGGCTGCCACGCGGCCGGATCGACCGTGCACGCACCGGCGCTGGAAGGCCTGCTCGGGCGCACCGTGCACCTGCAGGACGGCCGCACGCTGGTGGCCGACGAGAACTACATCCGCGACTCCATCCTGCTGCCGCAGAAGGACGTGGTGGCCGGCTTCGCGCCGGTGATGCCGTCCTTCGCAGGGCAGGTGAGTGAAGAAGACATCCAGGGGCTGGTCGCATGGATCCGTTCCACCGGCGGACCGCAGGGAGCACCGCGATGA